From the genome of Halictus rubicundus isolate RS-2024b chromosome 2, iyHalRubi1_principal, whole genome shotgun sequence, one region includes:
- the LOC143365411 gene encoding replication protein A 32 kDa subunit-like isoform X2: MSTNWSNLNDSTENVPGGFFNDSRNSVGGSKGTVQRVQNNVPVMIKHLNNSYSDLKIWGSSVNIITFIGILRHIEEGTTKETYEIEDETSSITAFRWLESEKTTVAPTLKVNTYVRVYGHLREQNNKKHVLILKMWPLADLNELTNHLLEVTYAMLKSEKLSNTNHDTSNAMQTDDVMTTDNLISGLTKEQTLVFKIIQAENGSENGIERHILKSRVSKNMLSTIDDIIDFLTSEGHIYTTLTDDHFKTT; the protein is encoded by the exons ATG TCAACAAACTGGAGTAACCTTAATGATAGTACGGAAAATGTTCCGGGTGGATTTTTTAACGACAGTCGCAATTCCGTTGGCGGAAGTAAAGGAACTGTTCAAAGAGTGCAAAACAATGTTCCTGTTATGattaaacatttaaacaatTCTTACAGCGATTTAAAAATTTGGGGATCGTCTGTTAATATTATCACTTTCATTGGCATTTTGCGACATATTGAAGAAGGCACTACTAAGGAAACTTACGAAATTGAAGATGAAACAA GTAGTATTACAGCTTTTCGTTGGTTGGAATCTGAAAAAACAACTGTAGCACCTACGCTTAAAGTAAATACTTATGTACGAGTGTATGGACACTTACGTGAACAAAATAATAAGAAGCATGTATTAATACTAAAAATGTGGCCTCTAGCAGATTTAAATGAATTGACTAATCACTTATTAGAAGTAACATATGCTATGTTAAAGAGTGAGAAATTAAGCAATACAAATCATGACACTTCTAATGCAATGCAAACGGATGATGTCATGACAACTGATAATCTTATTAGTGGTTTAACAAAAGAACAAACATTAGTTTTTAAGATTATTCAGGCAGAAAACGGTAGTGAAAATGGAATTGAGAGACACATACTTAAAAGTCGAGTATCAAAGAATATGTTATCAACCATTGATGATATAATTGATTTTCTTACAAGTGAAGGACATATATATACAACACTTACTGATGACCATTTCAAAACaacttaa
- the LOC143365410 gene encoding GPN-loop GTPase 3, with amino-acid sequence MRYAQLIMGPAGSGKSTYCTAMQQHTANEGKVIEIVNLDPAAEYFDYEPLVDIRELIQLDDAMEDDELRFGPNGGLVFCMEYLLENSTWLEEKLGDVDDDYIIFDCPGQIELYTHMTVIRQLITVLHNLNFRICGIFLVDSQFMVDGSKFLSGTMAALSVMINLELPHINILSKMDLLSKTARKQLDKYLEPDPHSLLTDMEKDSWNEKYRNLTEAIGRLIEDYSLVRFYPLNIKDEENMADIKLTIDNIIQYGEDADVKIRDFDEPENDDADENL; translated from the exons atGAGATATGCACAACTTATAATGGGACCAGCTGGCAGTGGAAag tcTACATACTGTACTGCCATGCAACAACATACAGCCAATGAGGGAAAAGTGATTGAAATAGTAAACTTAGATCCTGCAGCTGAATATTTTGATTATGAACCTTTAGTTGATATAAGGGAATTAATTCAACTGGATGATGCTATGGAGGATGATGAATTACGATTTGGACCAAATGGTGGTCTTGTATTTTGTATGGA ATACTTGTTGGAGAATTCAACATGGTTAGAAGAAAAATTAGGTGATGTGGACGatgattatattatttttgattgTCCTGGGCAAATAGAATTATATACACATATGACAGTTATTCGCCAATTAATAACAGTATTACATAATCTCAATTTTCGTATATGTGGAATTTTTTTAGTGGATAGTCAGTTTATGGTTGATGGATCAAAATTTTTATCTGGTACAATGGCTGCTCTTAGCGTAATGATTAATTTAGAATTGCCACATATAAATATCCTTAGTAAAATGGATTTATTATCTAAAACTGCACGAAAACAATTAGATAAATACCTAGAGCCTGACCCGCACAGTTTATTAACGGATATGGAAAAAGATTCTTGgaatgaaaaatatagaaatctCACAGAGGCTATAGGAAGACTTATAGAAGACTACAGTCTTGTGCGTTTTTATCCATTAAACATAAAAGATGAAGAAAACATGGCGGATATTAAATTAACTATCGATAATATTATTCAGTATGGAGAAGATGCTGATGTTAAAATTAGAGATTTTGATGAGCCTGAGAATGATGATGCAGATGAAAATCTGTAA
- the LOC143365411 gene encoding replication protein A 32 kDa subunit-like isoform X1, translated as MVNSTNWSNLNDSTENVPGGFFNDSRNSVGGSKGTVQRVQNNVPVMIKHLNNSYSDLKIWGSSVNIITFIGILRHIEEGTTKETYEIEDETSSITAFRWLESEKTTVAPTLKVNTYVRVYGHLREQNNKKHVLILKMWPLADLNELTNHLLEVTYAMLKSEKLSNTNHDTSNAMQTDDVMTTDNLISGLTKEQTLVFKIIQAENGSENGIERHILKSRVSKNMLSTIDDIIDFLTSEGHIYTTLTDDHFKTT; from the exons ATGGTAAAT TCAACAAACTGGAGTAACCTTAATGATAGTACGGAAAATGTTCCGGGTGGATTTTTTAACGACAGTCGCAATTCCGTTGGCGGAAGTAAAGGAACTGTTCAAAGAGTGCAAAACAATGTTCCTGTTATGattaaacatttaaacaatTCTTACAGCGATTTAAAAATTTGGGGATCGTCTGTTAATATTATCACTTTCATTGGCATTTTGCGACATATTGAAGAAGGCACTACTAAGGAAACTTACGAAATTGAAGATGAAACAA GTAGTATTACAGCTTTTCGTTGGTTGGAATCTGAAAAAACAACTGTAGCACCTACGCTTAAAGTAAATACTTATGTACGAGTGTATGGACACTTACGTGAACAAAATAATAAGAAGCATGTATTAATACTAAAAATGTGGCCTCTAGCAGATTTAAATGAATTGACTAATCACTTATTAGAAGTAACATATGCTATGTTAAAGAGTGAGAAATTAAGCAATACAAATCATGACACTTCTAATGCAATGCAAACGGATGATGTCATGACAACTGATAATCTTATTAGTGGTTTAACAAAAGAACAAACATTAGTTTTTAAGATTATTCAGGCAGAAAACGGTAGTGAAAATGGAATTGAGAGACACATACTTAAAAGTCGAGTATCAAAGAATATGTTATCAACCATTGATGATATAATTGATTTTCTTACAAGTGAAGGACATATATATACAACACTTACTGATGACCATTTCAAAACaacttaa
- the Psidin gene encoding phagocyte signaling impaired yields MASKADVESIVNERRLRRIYDWLDNGNNKKALQEADKVLKKQPSNQCAEMLKALALLRLGKENECQVIMDKVRSKIPCEDSTLQVMSICYREIHQPNKISEVYEAATKADPNNEELLTHLFMSYVRLGDYTKQRLTALDLYKLKPKNPYYFWAVMSIVMQAIHAEEKLAKTVILPLAERMVMKIIEEGKMEAEQEVQLYLMILELQGKSEEMLNVLSGPLAVHLSPISQAKAALLLKLERFPEAANAYKELINENTDNWVYYKDYLSAALKFQKPEECLEFFDKIITTSEKKVRSPYLAKFELFKRTQSKGTVENTAEPMNIMHQYFSQFGEKQCVVEDLRLYLNLLPQVSKLELLQKIEKDVGVKPDEFPVTVQQMQRHIHLEQLRRICGLHHFPNICVDEQNQLVERLCKLYEKGNELCPIQERLPTDFCPADSYILLATHLLHELWSNTDEASYLYRAMSILERGLLSSPANFHIKILLVRIYLEAGLVGAADHIFTLLDVKHIQLDSLGHLLAPLLAPLGHLFLASANLEISNKFFVANCKDSADHLTFAYKYGSFVKIQEFVELRERLENSFHFVMTTMDKMLLELSWCDSPTSLFSTINSMHIQPEEDSVRLNALRDNRDLKVVCGWEPLTENEVDPTMQNETRECMLRLLVARNLILKILAASASPDSSSLLSRLSSELKQLDSEQIPLTLQAFESEGKKNRPCKILVPMDAVERLREAHYSGQLKMIALLAESLSQTGYPDFECIKMLRASPCLQTMDIPKKEIPVSFKHFLLRASTCSESLAIISAICTMYATRLQPQASKKKSKKLIKEIESLSLNDNDNSWKDTSDLLAEMIQNLDSVLTEFEKYQLNTGLNDSDDDVRATIIRYGQASLGQSCGPLKSRTQITLKLLNSLKN; encoded by the exons ATGGCGTCTAAAGCCGATGTGGAAAGTATTGTTAACGAACGTCGATTACGTCGGATATATG ATTGGTTGGATAATGGAAACAATAAGAAAGCTCTGCAAGAGGCAGATAAGGTGCTTAAGAAGCAGCCAAGTAATCAATGTGCCGAAATGCTCAAAGCTTTGGCCTTGTTGCGATTGGGTAAAGAAAATGAGTGTCAAGTTATTATGGATAAAGTACGCTCAAAAATACCCTGTGAGGATTCTACTCTACAGGTTATGAGCATTTGTTACAGAGAAATACATCAAC CAAACAAAATTAGTGAAGTATACGAGGCTGCGACTAAAGCAGATCCAAATAATGAGGAATTATTAACTCATCTTTTTATGTCATATGTACGTCTTGGAGATTACACGAAACAACGACTAACAGCGCTTGACTTATACAAACTAAAACCAAAAAATCCTTATTATTTTTGGGCTGTGATGAGCATAGTTATGCAGGCCATACATGCAGAAGAGAAATTAGCAAAGACAGTTATTTTACCTTTAGCAGAGAGAATG GTGATGAAGATAATTGAAGAGGGTAAAATGGAAGCAGAACAAGAAGTCCAACTGTATTTAATGATATTGGAGCTTCAAGGTAAAAGCGaagaaatgttaaatgttttaTCTGGGCCTTTAGCAGTGCATCTTTCACCTATTTCTCAAGCGAAAGCAGCTCTTTTGTTGAAGTTGGAACGTTTTCCTGAAGCAGCAAATGCATATAAAGAACTCATCAATGAAAA TACAGACAATTGGGTATATTATAAAGATTATCTTTCTGCGGctttgaaatttcaaaaaccTGAAGAATGTTTAGAATTCTTTGATAAGATTATAACTACGTCAGAGAAAAAAGTCAGGTCTCCATACTTGGCTAAGTTCGAATTATTCAAACGCACTCAAAGTAAAGGAACCGTTGAGAACACTGCTGAACCAATGAATATAATGCATCAGTATTTCTCACAGTTTGGAGAAAAACAATGTGTAGTTGAAGATTTACGACTGTACTTAAATTTGTTACCACAAGTGAGCAAGTTGGAATTGCTTCAAAAA ATAGAGAAGGATGTAGGTGTTAAACCAGACGAATTTCCAGTAACTGTGCAGCAAATGCAAAGACATATTCATTTAGAACAGCTACGTCGTATCTGTGGTTTGCATCATTTCCCTAACATATGCGTAGATGAACAAAACCAACTAGTAGAACGATTATGTAAATTATACGAAAAGGGTAATGAGTTGTGCCCAATTCAGGAAAGATTACCAACAGATTTTTGCCCTGCGGATTCTTACATACTTTTAGCTACACATTTACTGCATGAACTGTGGAGCAATACCGATGAAGCATCTTACCTCTACAG AGCCATGTCAATATTAGAGCGCGGTTTATTATCAAGTCCTGCAAATTTTCACATAAAAATTTTACTTGTGCGAATATATTTGGAGGCTGGATTAGTAGGTGCAGCAGACCATATTTTTACGTTATTAGATGTTAAACATATTCAATTAGACTCTTTGGGCCATTTACTTGCTCCACTGCTAGCTCCGCTTGGCCATCTTTTCTTGGCTTCTGCAAATTTAGAGATTTCCAATAAGTTTTTCGTCGCAAACTGCAAAGAT AGTGCAGATCACCTAACGTTCGCCTATAAATATGGAAGTTTTGTAAAAATCCAAGAATTTGTGGAGTTGCGGGAGCGTTTAGAGAATTCCTTCCATTTTGTTATGACTACAATGGATAAAATGCTCTTGGAATTAAGTTGGTGTGACAGCCCTACATCGCTGTTCTCTACTATAAATAGTATGCATATTCAGCCTGAGGAAGATTCAGTACGTTTGAATGCCTTGCGGGATAATCGCGATTTGAAG GTTGTTTGCGGATGGGAACCATTGACGGAAAACGAAGTAGATCCGACGATGCAAAACGAAACACGCGAATGTATGTTAAGACTACTTGTGGCAAGGAATTTAATACTGAAAATTTTAGCAGCAAGTGCATCACCGGATTCTTCATCGCTTTTAAGTCGACTATCTAGCGAATTGAAACAGTTAGATAGTGAGCAAATACCTTTGACTCTGCAAGCTTTCGAATCAGAAGGAAAGAAGAATAGGCCGTGTAAAATATTGGTTCCTATGGATGCGGTGGAAAGGTTACGAGAAGCTCATTATTCTGGGCAGTTGAAGATGATTGCTCTGTTGGCGGAATCGCTATCTCAAACAGGTTATCCCGACTTTGAATGTATTAAAATGCTTCGAGCGTCTCCATGCTTGCAGACAATGGATATCCCTAAAAAAGAAATTCCAGTATCCTTTAAACATTTTCTGTTGAGAGCATCCACGTGTAGCGAATCTCTTGCAATTATTAGTGCCATATGTACTATGTATGCAACTCGATTACAACCTCAAGCTTCGAAgaagaaaagtaaaaaattaattaaggaAATAGAATCGCTTTCATTGAACGATAACGATAAT AGTTGGAAAGATACTTCAGATTTACTTGCAGAAATGATTCAGAATTTAGACTCGGTGCTTACTGAATTTGAAAAGTATCAACTAAATACGGGACTAAATGATAGTGATGATGATGTGCGTGCAACGATAATAAGATACGGACAAGCTAGTCTAGGACAAAGCTGTGGACCTCTGAAATCTCGAACACAAATCACTCTGAAATTGTTGAATAGTTTAAAGAACTGA
- the LOC143365412 gene encoding replication protein A 32 kDa subunit codes for MWSSNLDTSAKFEGGFLDNSRKDGQDDTKSRRAQTIVPVMIGHLLATSSTEETKFWGIPARMFTFLGIVRNVEETATKISYDVEDQTGTIIALKWLEADKKASDMTMQMNTYVRIVGLLREQNDKRHVLILRMWPLQDLNELTNHILEVTYATLKAEAMAKKGNETEVRHNGSTIDNGPSEDSPYYGMTGDQTLVYKIIHAQNNTESGIERSEIKSQVPKRVLSEIDNILDFLVSEGHIYTTSTDDYFKTT; via the exons ATGTGGTCATCAAATTTAGATACTAGTGCAAAGTTTGAAGGTGGCTTTTTAGACAATAGTCGAAAAGATGGGCAGGATGATACAAAATCGCGAAGAGCACAAACTATTGTCCCTGTTATGATAGGACATTTGCTTGCTACGTCTTCTACCGAAGAAACAAAATTTTGGGGCATTCCTGCGCGTATGTTTACGTTTCTTGGGATAGTACGAAATGTTGAAGAAACTGCGACAAAGATATCTTACGATGTTGAAGATCAAACAG gTACAATAATAGCACTGAAATGGTTAGAAGCGGATAAAAAAGCATCAGATATGACTATGCAGATGAATACTTACGTTCGCATTGTCGGTTTACTTCGAGAACAAAATGATAAACGACATGTTCTTATTTTGCGCATGTGGCCGCTACAAGACTTAAATGAGTTAACAAATCATATTCTCGAGGTTACTTATGCTACATTAAAAGCGGAAGCAATGGCTAAAAAGGGCAATGAGACAGAGGTTCGTCACAATGGTAGTACAATAGATAATGGACCGAGTGAAGATTCACCTTATTACGGAATGACAGGAGATCAAACTttagtttataaaattattcatgCCCAAAATAACACTGAATCTGGCATTGAAAGATCTGAAATTAAAAGTCAAGTACCAAAAAGAGTTTTGTCAGAGATAGATAATATATTAGATTTCTTAGTTTCTGAGGGTCACATATATACAACAAGTACAGATGATTACTTTAAGACAACTTAA